The proteins below come from a single Acidobacteriota bacterium genomic window:
- a CDS encoding Trm112 family protein: protein MIPQDLLDILVCPACKKALALRENPPSLKCSECRRVYPIQDGIPILLMDAATVDAA from the coding sequence ATGATTCCGCAGGATCTGCTCGACATTCTGGTTTGTCCCGCTTGCAAGAAAGCGCTCGCCCTGCGAGAGAACCCGCCCAGCCTGAAATGCAGCGAATGCCGTCGCGTGTATCCCATCCAGGATGGGATTCCGATTTTGCTGATGGATGCCGCTACCGTAGACGCGGCCTGA